The sequence aAGTTGATGAAAATGAGGATGAAGGGATCGAATAACtttagttcaataaaaaaaatgatgaaaataaagataataaggATTCAGATTAAATAGTAGATCTGAACtgattttaaatgtaaaatatcattatgcaACCAACATATTTATTGTGATTGTTTAATGTACTGTACTTTGTATATTTATCAATCATTTATTATTACTAGATAAGTTATGAACGCACCCATTGCTACTACTTAATTGGATTTGAGAGGGATTATgtccaatataaaaaaaaatgcaatcaatTTTCTGGAGATGCGTGTCTAAATaaattattcctttttttttccacgctaatttgtttttcttttgttatggtTCAAATTGTCCGTCAAACATAACAGCATCCAATAACTTAGCAATCCAATTGTGTTCACACATGCACAAGTATATAAGACACACGTTGATTTGGAAATGAGACAGCAATAATTGTCCACAAGCTTATTGTAGCTATATAGGGATTTGGCATCATAGCTAGGTAATGGAGAAGCTCGTTTCAAGCTGGAATAATGTCCAAACCGTGCCTGAGAAGTACATTTTTCCACCGGAAAAGCGACCAGGGAATGTCACTTTCAATGCAAGCAAGTCCATACCAGTTATAGATCTTGAAGCAATAGCCATTAGTCAAGATAGAGATGCTACTATACAAAAAATTCTGAAAGCTGGTCAAGATTATGGATTTTTTCAGGTTCACAACTTCAAATATTATGAGCTTTGATATTTACGTACACCGTCCATGACTATATGAGCTAGAACTGTATGATAAAATCGcatgatattgttttatattattcatctTTAACAGTAACATGCTCGAATGTGATTTAGCTTTAGTATGTGCAATCATTTACcactttgatttaaaattaatggtCACCATATGCCATATTAAGGTAGAGAATTATACAAGTAATGATAAATTCACAAATTAAGTGCAGGTGATCAATCATGGCGTCGCTGAAGATTTGATGAATGACACGATGAGTGTCTTCAAGGAATTCTTTGAGTTGCCTGAAGAAGACAAGACAAGCTTCTACTGCTAGGATGCAATGAGAAACAATCATTGCATGTTGTATACAAGTAGTTTACTTTATGCTACTGAAGATGTTCACTTATGGCGAGATAATTTAAGGAACTCTTGTCATCCTCTAGAGGAATGCATTCAACACTGGCCTGAAAAACCAACAAGATACCGGTAAATTGAGCTTGCAAATTTGTATATATGGACTGACAATCATTCTCGATACcttaatttctctaaaaattgtagtttttccagactttatatatatttccgTTATTCTTTACAGACATGTTGTCGGGGCTTATGCTACTGAAGTAAAAAAGTTGTCCGCAACAATCTTGGAGTTACTTTGTGAAGGACTGGGCCTGGAGTCTGGGCATTTTGGGGGTAAGCTCAGTGAAATCCCAAGTTTGTTAGTCAATCATTATCCACCATGCCCAGATCCAAGTTTGACCCTCGGAGTCTCCGAACACTGTGATCCTAATCTCATAACCATTTTACAACAAGATAGTGATGTGTTTGGGCTTCAAGTCTTAAAGAATGGTGAATGGATTGGTGTCGAGCCAATTTCTAATGCATTTGTGGTTAACATGGGATACCAAATGCAGGTAAACTCCcgcttatcttttttattttttgttcacgGATCTGAATCGGTAAAGAGACATATTATTTGTACACAATTAGAAAAATCGTGAGAGTTTTACCGATAATATAGAGTTTAAATCCTAAAAGGGCAAGAACAGAGCACACACCGGCCTTAATCAACCATTAGACAAACTCTTAGGTTCCGTttatatttcattatattttatgtcaCTAATATATCCTTgatgagattatatatattgagcTTTAATCTCACAAAATGGCTGGTCTATGTTTAGATTATCAGTAACAACAAGCTGAGAAGCGTCGAACATCGAGCAGTGACAAATTCAGAGAAAGCTCGGACAAGTGTTGCCATGTTTTTCATTCCTAATGGTGACAGCATTGTAGAGCCTGCCAAAGCTCTTGTTGATCCACGCAATCCTGCAATCTATAAATCCTTTCAGTATAAAGAGTTCATTTCCCATTTCATGAACAAGACTGGTGGCATTGATGTCGCCTTGGAGCCTTTTAAGCTGTAGGCTAATTAGCCGGCTATTGTTTCAATGACGGTCAAATACCCGAAGATTACCGGCCTCTTGCCCTATACTGTATCATGCTTTCGGGACTTCTTCTTTAAGTTATGTCTTTGTTGCGTTGGcaagtaaaataaaacttaataagTTATTCTGTAATGATGAACTGTTGTGTTGTGTTACGAATAAAATAGTAAATTGTTGTGTGCTCTACCATCGGGCCATTTGGATTATTTATATTGAGAATAAGAACTTCAGCCTTTTACAAGATTTTAATTTGATGGctgaatttaatataaaaaagttatacgTTACAAGATTTTGTCAGctcattaacaaaaactaaattgttGAAATCATATTTGTTAGATGAATTGCTTAATATTAATCTACAATGTATGCataaaaatcaaagacaaaaacaaGGAATAGTAGACAAttgatcaacttcaaaataCTACACATCATTAACTCCAATCAACAAAAACAGTGAATAGTAGACAATTGCTTATTGACCCGGTGCAGCTCACTTGCCTTCGCTATGCTAGCCAAATTCCAGTGACTTTTTGTGGCTAAAAATGTCTTTCCTCTTAtcgttttcatttaaatatatttttcatgattcatttgattaaatatgaaaattaatatcCCATGATGGGATTGAGAGGATCGAGATGAATTGGTTTATTTTAGAACCTTTGGTGCTGAATTATTTTAGGTGCAATGGTTTGAACATGATGTTCTTTTTTAGCCACCTCCTTTTTACCACTTTGAAATTCTTCTGCATTGGTCTTCGTTAGGGGTCAATCGGTTATCTTTCCTCCGGTTCTTTCTTTCGCTATTTCTTATACCCTTGACAAgtgtatattatatttttttgtaattcaattACATAGATATAcactttacatattttttttataacaaaaaaaaaaaaaaacaaggtaccCAGTATGAAATGATTAATAAAAGGTGCCAATTGAAAGTGAAAAACCCCTCCTAAACAGCACAAAAACACATTGATTTCATTAAGATAATAATAGGCTTAGAGCTGGCATGATTTAAAAGCACAAGAGCCTCAGAAAACCTGCTAAAGAGACAAGCTCGTCAAGCCTTGAGTGTATATAGAAATATTCATGTCCAGCCAAGATGAGGCCAGAAAATTCAAACCCAATTAAAAGCTTAGATGGCCGAACCTTATATTCAAAACAAGTAGGCCAGAGAAGCCGATGAGACCAAATCACTACTTGAAATCCATGTCTTCTAAGAGCTGGAACGAAAACAAATTTATCTTCCCCTATGTCTTCTAAGCCCGTCGAGTTATGCCATGCGAACAAGAAGGCATTTCCATTCTGCTAAAACACAGGTCTAGCAGGGACCAAACGAGAAGATAAAACAGATATGCCAAAGGAATGAAAACGAGCAACAATATTCAATAGGTTTTTCTTAATTACCGAAAGTGGCCAAGCCCATTATGAAGGGCAGTGAAATAGCCCATTCATGTCTGTGAAGTGTTCCTTATGGACAAGGAATTAGAAATACTAATACCAtccataaacaaataattaaagtaaTAAATGTCAGTGTCTTATTAAGTTTTATGTGGAATGTCTAGACTATGAGTTTATGGGctttattaataaactaaagtTTAAAAAGATAGTTTATAAGGGCAAGTATGCAGTATTTCTTTAACGAGCAGGGTGCTAAATTATACCAATATAAAAAGATGATTTAGAGACCCACAACATAGCTACGAGGGAAAAGTGTATCAAAATCCCCTACGAAGATCTCTTTTTGAGCTCTCTTGTGATCATGATCTTCAAGATTGCCTCGGATTGCTTTTGTTTGGAAAATTTATCTTTCTTATTTGTTTcggtattaatttttaattctatattattttagtttgtttagcCCATGGCATgctatttaaactatttttgtgGGATTTTTGAGACAATTATTACCTTTGAATAAAATATCGTGCTTGAGTCTTTCCGCAATTTTGttgttcttgttatttttaatatttgcgCAATTAATGGAGTGATGTAAACAATGTGAGATGGTCCATGATATTCTTTTGTAGCTTTCATTTGTGgattattttgaaaagcttCACTATTCAAAACGTTGAATAATGGACTATCATTTGTGGATTATCTTGGAAACTTGGCTTCGTATGTCCAGGAAGAAAAGGCAGAGGACGAAATAACACCCAAATTTCACAAGCGACTTAAATGTCAAAGAAATATTAAGTGGAAGTCATTTTCTAGCCCAGAAGGAAGTCATTTTGAGGCCCTCACCACTCACCAGCCCTGTACAAATTGTCCTCAACACAAATATCTTCTGTGCAAGAAATTCCAGGAAGGTGCGGTCGCACCAATTAACTTGACTCCATTAATGTCAAGATGTATCCAAGTCTAGAATGAGAAAGCAGAGTAGCAAACAGCCAATTAGAGGAACGCCCTGCTTCTCACGCTAACTTTAACTATTAACATTAACTAGGCAAGCATTCTCTAGGCTCGTTAACCTAAGTACTGACACTTTTGCATTTCTTGATTAAATTTCAGCTTATATGTTACGGTTTGAATCCGCATATTCTCTTCCGaatgttttaaataatgaaaattgtTCTGTCATACACCTCTAAACACGGCAAAtaatattctataaaaaataacagatgAACAcgagttttaaatatttactaccaaaaaaatccaaatcattAAGAGTCCAAGTTTACTCTGAGTCAAAGTCTTCTCCGATAATACACCCAACTTTCTTCCGTTCACAGTTTAGCATAGAAAATTCAATTGAATGCATGGAGAGAGCCGAAGTGTAATATAAATAGGACCTGTTTTATTGGCCAAGAGTGCACATAAAAAGCAACAATATTCAAAGAATTAtctaagatgatgatgaaaaaacagtGGGTTTGGCTGTTGCTAGCATTATTGACTTCGGTTGGCGAATGGTATGGTCGTTGTTGTGGGTGCTCGGAGGAAGAGAGAGCTGGTCTCTTGGAGATCAAAGCTCTGATCGATCCAAACAGCGTTCAAGGGGAATTGAGCGACTGGACGGACAACAAAGAGGATATTGGTAATTGCTGTGAGTGGTCTGGGATCGTGTGTGATAACACTACAAGGCGAGTGATCCACCTCTCTCTTATGCGTGCAAGGGATTTCAGCCAGGGCGATTGGGTTCTCAACGCATCTCTGTTTCTGCCTTTTGAAGAATTGCAGAGTCTTGATTTGGGAGAGACTGGATTAGTTGGTTGCTCTGAGAATGAAGGTTGGTTCAATGTCTATCTTCTTATAATCATAAAACAAATGTATATTAATGAAGTTTTTAATGTCCATTATTTTCCTTTGAGATTTCTCTTGCAGGCTTCGGAACCCTATCATCAAAACTGAGGAAACTGCATGTTCTTGACCTcagttataataaattttatagtgACGGCATTTTATCATGTTTGACTGGGTTTTCATCTCTCAAGTCTTTAGATTTGTCATGGAATACGTTGACAGGATCGGCTAACTTTTATGGTAATAGCTTTAACTATTCATCTTTgaacattttccttttttaatctCGTATTATTTTTTCTGTGCGTTTATTTCCTTCCAACAGGCTTTCAAAATCATCTTGCAGGTCTCAACGTCTTGTCATCAAGGTTGAAGAAACTGGAGATCCTTCACCTGAAAGGGAATCAATACAATGACAGCATTTTTTCATCTCTAATAGGATTTTCATCTCTGAAGTCTTTAGATTTGTCTTACAATATGTTGACAGGATCTACGAGCGTCAACGGTAAATCTTAGATAATTTCTACCTAACCCCTTCACATGACATTCTTTTATAGGGTTTCTTTATCATGGAAAATGAGGACTTTATATCCATTTCATAATCCATTTAAAGTTAGCTGATCAAAATTaagaaacttaaaaattacaagtgGAATGGTAATTAAGACATGAAGAGATTAAAGTCAACTCTGTATCACTACCATTTTCATGATCAtatcttttgttgtttcttcttcacAGGGACTTTCTTCAATTCGACCACCCTTGAAGAATTGTATCTAGATGGCAGTTCTCTCCCATTGAACTTTCTCCATAATATTGGAGTATTGCCTGCTCTTAAAGTTTTGTCTGCCGGTGAATGTGACCTCAATGGCACACTACCCGTTCAAGGTAAATTAGCAACTCTTCATCTTCCTATTATTACATGATCAATAAAAGATGTTTTCAACACTGTTTTgactattttgaaataaattgtaCAGGTCTATGTGGATTGAAGAATCTAAAGCAGTTATTTCTCTCTGAAAATAATCTAGAGGGCTTACTCCCAGATTGTTTCAGAAACTTGTCTTCTCTACAACTATTAGATGTTTCGAGAAATCAATTTACTGGAAATATTGCTTCTAGTCCTCTTAGCAACCTCATATCCCTTGAACTCATCTTACTATCAAATAACCACTTCAAAGTTCCAATTTCAATGGAGCCTTTTATGAACCACTCAAGCCTCAGGCTCTTCGACAACAACATACTAGTAACGGAACCCATGTCCTTCCATGATTTGATTCCAAAGTTCCAACTAGTCTTTTTCAGCTTGTCAAATAGTTCATCGGAAGCACTCAATGTAGAAACTCTCAGCTTCCTCTATAACCAACATGACTTAAGAGTCCTTGATCTCTCTCAAAACAGCTTCATTGGAATGTTCCCATCATGGTTGCTTAAGAACAATACAAGATTGGAGCAACTATTTCTGAATGAGAACTCCTTTTCTGGTGCCTTGCAATTGCAAGATCATCCAAATCCAAATATGACCACAATAGATATATCGAACAACAACATGCATggtgaaattccaaaaaatatttgtttgatctTTTCAAATTTGTGGACCTTAAGGATGGCTAAGAATGGACTCACAGGTTGTATTCCTTCTTGTTTAGGAAATATTAGCTCTTTGGGAGTTTTAGATTTATCCAACAATCAATTGTCTATGGTAGAACTAGAACAGTTTATAACATTAACGTTTCTCAGGCTTTCGAACAACAATTTAGTTGGGCAATTACCTGCCTCAGTGGTCAATTCTTCTAGAATGAATTATCTCTACCTAAGCGGTAACAATTTTTGGGGTCGGATATCAGATTTTCCATCACCCATAAGGACAATGTGGCCCGTATTGGATTTGAGTAACAATCAATTTTCAGGCATGCTTCCAAGGTGGTTTGTCAATTTGACGCAAATCTTCGAAATTGATTTGtccaaaaaccattttaatGGTCCAATTCCAGTAGAATTTTGTAAGCTTGACGAGCTTAAATACTTGGACCTTTCTGAGAACAACTTGTTTGATTCTATACCATCTTGTTTCAATCCACTACATATAACCCATCTGCATCTATCCAAAAATAGATTGAGTGGTCCATTAACAAATGGATTTTATAACAGCTCTTCCCTTGTTACATTGGATCTCCGAGATAACAACTTCACCGGCCACATCTCAAATTGTATTGGCAATCTTTCATCATTGAGTGTTCTTCTTTTGAGAGCTAATGATTTTGACGGTGAGTTTCCTGTTCAGTTATGCTTGTTGGAACAATTAAGCATTTTGGATGTTTCACATAATCAGCTCTCTGGTCCACTACCATCCTGTTTAGGCAATCTTATTTTCAAGGAAAGTTATGAGAAAGCATCAGTGGATTTCGGATTTCATTTTGGATCAACGCCCATAGAAAAAGCTTATTATGAATTCAGCCAAATCGGAGCTCTCTTGGGAAGCAGTTATACACCCATTACTACAGAAGAAGTGATAGAATTTACAgctaaaaatatgtattatggTTACAAGGGAAAAATTCTCAGCTACATGTCTGGTATTGATCTCTCCTGCAACAAATTCTCAGGAGCAATCCCACCAGAATTGGGAAACTTAAGGGAGCTATTAGCATTAAACTTGTCACACAACAATCTCACCGGATCTATCCCTGCAACATTCTCAAACTTACAGCGGATAGAGAGTTTGGATCTTTCTTACAACAACTTAAACGGTGTCATCCCTCAGAAACTTCATGAAATGACCACACTAGAAGTTTTTAGTGTGGCACACAATAACTTGTCAGGTAATACTCCAGAAAGAAAATATCAGTTTGGGACCTTCGATGAAAGCAGTTATGAGGGAAATCCTTTTTTGTGTGGACCTCCATTGCGAAACAATTGTAGTGAAGAAGAATCACCATCGCTGCCAATGCCTCATGATGAACAAGAAGATGATGGTTTAATAGACATGAATTTTTTCTACATCAGTTTGGGTGTAGGTTACATAGTTGTGGTGATGGGGATTGCAGCAATTCTCTACATCAATCCATATTGGCGACGTGGGTGGTTTAACTTCATCGACTACTGCATAGATACTTGCTTCTGTTTTTTGCTGGCTAGTTCTTGCAAGTTCTCCAAGTTCAGAAGGTAATTCGGTCTATTTTGCCTAGTGAATTTGTAATGATTGCTGCTGGGGAGTCAGTTTTTCCCTCAAAAATTGTTTGATAATCTGCTTGTGATAATTGTTGGTCCTGTATGTCTAGCTATTGGATGCTTTGTAGTGTATAGTCTCTCAGCTCAGCCTTTCTGTTGATCTGAATTTTGGTTGAGTGGATTTATTTGTGGGCTTCTAAGTTTGTGTTGATAtactttttgtgttttgttgttttgctttttgAATTGGTACCTGGAAACTAGCTTTGTGGCATAGAATTGCTCTTTAACAGTCTGGTCAAAACTTTAATCATTTTCTAACGAGGGTTGTTAGGAAACAGATGGTGAGGAGACCACCAGTACTTTCCAGGAAACTAGTACTTGCTAgtgtttaaaaatcaaaatatcaaaccACAAGTCAAGCATAGACGACGTTTTATATTTAACTCAAAGTGGCAAGGAGTACTGGTTGGTGCTGCTATGCAACCGCATCGGTTCCACCATCGTCACTATACAATTCAGGAGAACACGACGTTCACGTTTCAACCAACAATTCTGTATTCTTCTTTTCATCATGACTATCAATTTTATGAAACGGCATTGTTGAAATCACGACAACCCACTTTTGActattttataaattcattgTTCACACTCAATGGAGCTTAATGGCAATTAATGGTGAGTTCATTAAcattttacttttgatttgaTGATGAAGTGGCAGCTAATCTCTTTAACTCCCAATCAATAAGGCCTACTCAAATTGACTTGGAGTTAAAAACTTTTTGTTTAAGAACACAGTCCCCTAATTACCTTGGTGTGTAACAAgactttatcaaaaaaaattcctaCTTTTATTACTTCAAGgtctcattaattaatttaatttttatatataatgtatCCAGTTCTTATTTTAGATATAATTGAGCAAAGAAAATTCATTGACACAAATAAATTTCACTGCctaattaagtttgaaatttcacacacacacacacaatagtTTTCTTTTTGCAAGTAATAATCTTGAGTTGGTGGCCAATAGTAAAAATTTCCtacttttattacttttttggTAAAACTCTATTACACAAAATGTGggttttatcaaaaaaaaaaaaatttcttattcgTGATTCACATTGGCAGGTAAGTGTTGCGGACGTATGGGCTTGactttaatcatttaattatatcacATGATGAAGAGAATTGCAACTAAATAGTATTGGCGCGGATGCACAAACCAACTAGCTACACAAGGGAAAAGGAACagcaaatcaattaataaaggTATCCATCTGATAAACGtggatattaatattaataatatatgctAATAATTTAATCATAACCTTCTTAACCGATGAAAATATTCAACATTGATGACCTGCTTGGAAACTTtggataataaatattatataatatggaAAATGTGAAAACACAAGAttctaaatttatcatttttaataactGATAACAAGATAGTAGAATTACACATAAGCAAATAAAGAAGTAAAGAGAAGTTGAGAGAATTTTTGAtgaatagaaagaaagaagaaactaTTATATTCTTATTAATTCCTTTTCTCACACTATTACAGACCTTTATATCAAGCTATAGTTAGAAGCTTGTTCACGTTCTATaacctcctttttcttttcattgatgAATGCTAACAAACTTTCTTAACGGTCTAATAAGATTAATAACATTTTAACCACTAGATTCTCTAATCTCTCGACATATGGCAAGACTATGTCCTTCTATATCTTTATAGTTAATAGTCTCGTTTTTTGTTCTATGTATATTAAGAAGCAATTTACTAACATTTTACAAACATTGattagtaattaaataaatataagtgcAAGAAACTTAAATGAACAAATTATTTGGTcaagaagagaaaatattttgatcttttcaaagataaaaaaaccatcTGGAGCAGCCAAATCCAAGATATATAACTTTTACTAGTTTAGAAGATTACAAGAGAAGTATGTTTTTACTATAAATCATTTGTATCTATACTACCTTACATGTCAAGACACAaacactttgttttttcttctactaTAGGAACCTTCCAAAACAACTAACGATCTTCAAATTGTTGTCATCCTAACTGAAGCATCTAGTTACTAACAGCTAACACAAGAACTCTCCCTATAAGTATCCAAGCTCTCCAACTCTTTTGAGAACAATTCTCCTTAAGAATTTTCTTCACGCTCCACTCGTGTGTCAAGAGTATATGCTGTAAAACTTTGTGTAACTCCTTAGCTAGTTAGGCACTCTTGTTCCGCTTCCAATGCAACCCTCAAATgcttctattttattatttaataatttcattaactATTTAGATTTGGTGGTTATTATTGGAGGATAATATTAAGAGTGTTTTTAGGATATTTTATAGCTttctaaaaaggaaaataaacttgtaaaagGGAGAGGGGGGGCTCAAATTACAAACCTCTctcatcctttttctttgttttgtttttctcattaaAGTTTTCATCATGATCCTATGTaggtaaatttttatttggtaaaaGAAAATGGAAGCCTTAGAATCAATATGACTATaaggtttaatttgttttcagtATTCAATTTATGCCTTGAGTATTAAATGTTTTTCGATGCCTATTTTCATGATTGTCCAGTTTAATTACTAGAATACCTACTAGTTTATTATTCATTGCAATCTACTACTAAGTTAGgtatcaaatttataattgtttcatCTCTCTAATTTGTGAAGCAAAAAAGGTTTAATGATTTGTTGcgtcaaaaattaataaatctaagGAAGAATATTCGACTACATTCGTAATGATTTATTAAATGCAACCATTCTAGAAGAAACACACTCAAGGATCTATGGAGCACATCAATCGAGTCCTAAACTTCACTTTcgaattaaaagaatgagatacTACTAGCCTACAATGGTGAAAGACTGCATTATCAATCAAatgaatatagtttttttttatttgaatgctATTGATATGATATCGATAGAGGAATTAGGGTAGATCCTCACTATGGCTTGGTAGAAATCAGTTAAAGAGGTAGACTTAGCaacataaatgatttttttatatttgtcaaataaTGTCAATAAGTATATTACAAATACACTTATTCCTTTAAAAATGATCATAatagagttgattggttatccatTGTGAAAACCAAACCTAGAAGTTGTGTCCAAGTTGTTAAATATAGTAACGATAAAGTAACTGTGGAGAAGATAAATTTTAACTAGATGAGTTAATTGATCCATATCGAGTTGCTTCATTTACCGAGTTAGAAGaatattcaaattttcatgtagaaaaaaatactcatgtttatgttgattttgacgagttaaatgatatattgagtatcaataaaaatacagaA is a genomic window of Populus alba chromosome 5, ASM523922v2, whole genome shotgun sequence containing:
- the LOC118047613 gene encoding cuscuta receptor 1 encodes the protein MMMKKQWVWLLLALLTSVGEWYGRCCGCSEEERAGLLEIKALIDPNSVQGELSDWTDNKEDIGNCCEWSGIVCDNTTRRVIHLSLMRARDFSQGDWVLNASLFLPFEELQSLDLGETGLVGCSENEGFGTLSSKLRKLHVLDLSYNKFYSDGILSCLTGFSSLKSLDLSWNTLTGSANFYGLNVLSSRLKKLEILHLKGNQYNDSIFSSLIGFSSLKSLDLSYNMLTGSTSVNGKS
- the LOC140955599 gene encoding cuscuta receptor 1-like, which encodes MINKRCFQHCFDYFEINCTGLCGLKNLKQLFLSENNLEGLLPDCFRNLSSLQLLDVSRNQFTGNIASSPLSNLISLELILLSNNHFKVPISMEPFMNHSSLRLFDNNILVTEPMSFHDLIPKFQLVFFSLSNSSSEALNVETLSFLYNQHDLRVLDLSQNSFIGMFPSWLLKNNTRLEQLFLNENSFSGALQLQDHPNPNMTTIDISNNNMHGEIPKNICLIFSNLWTLRMAKNGLTGCIPSCLGNISSLGVLDLSNNQLSMVELEQFITLTFLRLSNNNLVGQLPASVVNSSRMNYLYLSGNNFWGRISDFPSPIRTMWPVLDLSNNQFSGMLPRWFVNLTQIFEIDLSKNHFNGPIPVEFCKLDELKYLDLSENNLFDSIPSCFNPLHITHLHLSKNRLSGPLTNGFYNSSSLVTLDLRDNNFTGHISNCIGNLSSLSVLLLRANDFDGNLIFKESYEKASVDFGFHFGSTPIEKAYYEFSQIGALLGSSYTPITTEEVIEFTAKNMYYGYKGKILSYMSGIDLSCNKFSGAIPPELGNLRELLALNLSHNNLTGSIPATFSNLQRIESLDLSYNNLNGVIPQKLHEMTTLEVFSVAHNNLSGNTPERKYQFGTFDESSYEGNPFLCGPPLRNNCSEEESPSLPMPHDEQEDDGLIDMNFFYISLGVGYIVVVMGIAAILYINPYWRRGWFNFIDYCIDTCFCFLLASSCKFSKFRR